One window of the Methanocaldococcus vulcanius M7 genome contains the following:
- a CDS encoding TIGR01212 family radical SAM protein (This family includes YhcC from E. coli K-12, an uncharacterized radical SAM protein.) yields MLSDEDIKIIDEIYKEGYLIAQYGVYVKKKYKERVFKIPVDAGFGCPNKTTGGCIFCPDMGRPISVRYCDVQLSLKDQIEKQIEIQKNKGIKKFYVYFYPGTNTYAPIEKLKEIWDFSLSYKEVIGLSIGTRPDCLEEEKLDILGEYVKKGYDIWIDLGVQTMHQKTLKILNRGHNVSDTITAIQNCHEKGIKVCGHIILGLPNETWDDMMETAKILSSLKIDAVKIYPLVVIKGTKLEEMYWRGEYRTFDEKQYISLVCDFLEHLSPHVLIQRLSKDKVPEEIKISPEWYLGRLRIMNKVYEELKRRGSRQGSRYLSSFKESI; encoded by the coding sequence ATGCTTAGTGATGAGGATATTAAGATAATAGATGAGATCTATAAAGAGGGATATTTAATAGCCCAATATGGAGTTTATGTAAAGAAAAAATACAAAGAAAGGGTATTTAAAATTCCCGTTGATGCAGGATTCGGATGTCCAAATAAAACAACAGGGGGCTGTATATTCTGTCCAGATATGGGGAGACCAATTTCAGTAAGATATTGTGATGTTCAACTCTCTTTAAAAGATCAGATAGAAAAACAGATAGAAATACAAAAAAATAAAGGGATTAAGAAATTTTACGTTTATTTTTACCCAGGAACTAATACTTACGCTCCAATAGAGAAATTAAAAGAGATATGGGACTTTTCACTATCTTACAAAGAAGTTATTGGACTTTCAATAGGAACTCGTCCCGATTGTCTGGAAGAAGAAAAATTGGATATTTTAGGGGAATATGTTAAAAAAGGATACGACATTTGGATCGATCTTGGAGTTCAAACCATGCATCAAAAAACTTTAAAAATATTAAATAGAGGCCATAATGTTTCAGATACAATAACTGCAATACAAAACTGCCACGAAAAAGGGATAAAGGTTTGTGGCCATATCATTTTAGGTCTTCCAAATGAAACTTGGGACGATATGATGGAGACAGCTAAGATTTTATCCTCTTTAAAAATAGATGCTGTAAAGATTTATCCTCTCGTTGTTATAAAGGGAACTAAATTGGAAGAGATGTATTGGAGAGGAGAATACAGAACTTTTGATGAAAAACAATATATAAGTTTGGTTTGCGATTTTTTAGAGCACTTATCCCCACATGTTTTAATTCAACGGCTATCAAAAGATAAAGTTCCAGAAGAGATAAAAATATCTCCTGAATGGTATTTAGGACGGTTAAGAATTATGAATAAAGTTTATGAAGAGTTAAAACGAAGAGGATCTCGTCAAGGAAGTAGATATTTGAGCTCATTTAAAGAAAGCATCTAA
- a CDS encoding GTPase yields the protein MKFKKVPVKKIVNKIIDECDVILLVLDARDPEMTRNKELEKKIKSQGKKIIYVLNKADLVPKEILNKWKNVFGENTVFISAKRRLGTKILRDKIKDALREMGKKEGKIGIVGYPNVGKSSIINALTGKRKAITGNIAGLTKGEQWINLTKNIKLMDTPGVIEMKDEDDLVISGALRLEKVENPIPPALKVLDRIHKFDSSILEEYFGIPCKTIDENFLKDIGISRNYLKKGGDVDLIRTARTIIKEYQEGKLNYYKVDLKKYGQKRSKDISMITKHLKNFPFIEDAKMVITHLKDIEDLRKKIKKPILGMEEMDDNILIISFGEKTKDACRKKVEEICKEENIDIFSKFGDKIGANNIYIAIGRKIKK from the coding sequence ATGAAATTTAAAAAAGTTCCAGTTAAAAAAATAGTCAATAAGATTATCGATGAATGTGATGTCATATTATTAGTTTTAGATGCAAGAGATCCAGAGATGACAAGAAACAAGGAGTTAGAGAAGAAAATAAAATCCCAAGGGAAAAAAATAATTTATGTATTAAACAAGGCAGATTTGGTTCCAAAAGAAATTTTAAATAAATGGAAAAATGTTTTTGGGGAAAATACTGTGTTTATATCTGCTAAGAGAAGATTAGGAACAAAAATTTTAAGAGACAAAATAAAAGATGCATTAAGGGAAATGGGGAAAAAAGAAGGAAAGATCGGAATTGTTGGCTACCCAAACGTTGGTAAATCATCAATAATCAATGCATTAACAGGAAAAAGAAAGGCAATAACTGGAAATATCGCTGGATTAACAAAAGGAGAACAGTGGATCAATCTAACCAAAAATATAAAGTTAATGGATACTCCTGGAGTTATAGAGATGAAAGATGAGGATGATTTAGTTATAAGTGGGGCGTTAAGGTTGGAGAAAGTGGAAAATCCCATACCTCCTGCTTTAAAGGTTTTAGATAGGATACATAAGTTTGATAGTTCAATTTTAGAGGAATATTTTGGAATACCTTGTAAAACTATTGATGAAAACTTTTTAAAAGATATAGGAATCTCGAGAAATTATTTAAAAAAAGGAGGAGATGTAGATCTTATTAGAACTGCAAGAACAATTATAAAAGAGTATCAAGAAGGAAAACTCAACTACTACAAAGTTGATCTAAAAAAATATGGGCAAAAAAGAAGTAAAGATATATCTATGATAACAAAACACTTAAAGAACTTTCCATTTATCGAAGATGCTAAAATGGTTATAACACATTTAAAAGATATTGAAGACCTTAGAAAAAAAATAAAAAAGCCGATATTGGGAATGGAAGAGATGGATGACAATATTTTAATAATATCTTTCGGAGAAAAAACAAAAGATGCGTGTAGAAAAAAGGTAGAAGAAATATGTAAAGAAGAAAATATAGATATATTCTCGAAATTTGGGGATAAAATAGGGGCAAATAACATATACATAGCCATTGGAAGAAAAATTAAAAAATAG
- a CDS encoding FKBP-type peptidyl-prolyl cis-trans isomerase, with product MIKKGDYVKVDYILEVDGKVIDTSIEDVAKENNIYYPEREYEPLTFVVGNGDLIEGFEEAVLGMNVGEEKEVVIPPEKGYGFRDERLIQEIPKEMFADADFEPQEGMQILASGIPAKIIKVTDDTVTLDFNHELAGKELKFKIKVLDVQPSE from the coding sequence TTGATTAAAAAAGGCGACTATGTTAAAGTTGACTACATATTAGAAGTTGATGGTAAAGTTATAGATACATCAATAGAAGACGTTGCAAAAGAGAACAATATATACTACCCAGAGAGAGAATATGAACCACTAACTTTTGTTGTAGGTAATGGGGACTTAATAGAAGGATTCGAAGAAGCAGTTTTAGGAATGAACGTTGGAGAGGAAAAAGAAGTTGTAATTCCTCCAGAGAAAGGATACGGGTTTAGGGATGAAAGATTAATCCAAGAAATCCCAAAAGAAATGTTTGCTGACGCTGATTTTGAGCCACAAGAGGGAATGCAAATTCTTGCAAGTGGAATTCCTGCAAAAATAATAAAAGTTACTGACGATACAGTTACATTGGACTTTAACCACGAATTAGCAGGAAAAGAGTTGAAATTTAAGATAAAAGTATTAGATGTTCAGCCATCTGAATAA
- a CDS encoding replication factor C large subunit — protein sequence MLSWVEKYRPRSLKDVAGHEKVKEKLKTWIESYLKGENPKPILLVGPPGCGKTTLAYALANDYGFEVIELNASDKRNSSAIKKVVGHAATSSSIFGKKFLIVLDEVDGISGKEDAGGVSELIKIIKKAKNPIILTANDAYATSIRSLLPYVEIIQLNPVHTNSIYKVLKKIAQKEGLDVDDKTLKMIAQHSAGDLRSAINDLEALALSGDLSYETVQKLPDRKREANIFDALRVILKTTHYGIATTALMNVDETPDVIIEWIAENVPKEYEKAEEVARAFEYLSKADRYLGRVMKRQNYGFWKYATTLMTAGVALSKDEKYRKWTPYSYPKIFRLLTKTKAEREILNKILKKIGEKTHTSSKRARFDLQILEILAKENPYIAADLVDYFEIKEDELKALFGERLSSKLLKILKEKKKKKSEKNKREDKKDKKNEDKKEVKKEIIKKKKEDKKVEEVKGYEISDTEVKKDIKNLETQKQVKKEKEIKEKKKEDKKKENKGKQLTLDAFFK from the coding sequence ATGTTAAGCTGGGTAGAGAAATATAGACCAAGATCATTGAAGGACGTTGCTGGGCATGAAAAGGTTAAAGAGAAATTAAAAACATGGATTGAGAGCTATTTAAAAGGGGAAAATCCAAAGCCAATTCTGCTTGTAGGTCCCCCAGGATGTGGAAAGACAACATTGGCTTATGCATTAGCTAACGATTACGGATTTGAGGTTATTGAACTCAATGCAAGTGATAAGAGAAACTCCTCTGCAATAAAAAAGGTTGTAGGGCATGCAGCTACGTCATCATCAATATTTGGAAAAAAATTTTTAATTGTATTGGATGAGGTTGATGGAATCTCTGGAAAGGAAGATGCTGGTGGGGTTTCTGAATTAATAAAGATTATAAAGAAGGCAAAGAATCCAATAATTTTAACAGCAAACGATGCCTATGCAACATCAATAAGAAGTTTATTACCTTATGTTGAGATAATTCAATTAAATCCGGTGCATACAAATTCTATTTATAAGGTTTTAAAAAAGATAGCACAAAAAGAGGGACTTGATGTGGATGATAAAACGTTAAAGATGATCGCTCAACACTCAGCCGGCGATCTAAGAAGTGCGATAAACGACTTGGAAGCGTTAGCTTTATCTGGAGATTTAAGTTATGAGACAGTTCAAAAATTGCCAGATCGAAAGAGAGAGGCAAATATCTTTGATGCTTTGAGGGTTATTTTAAAAACCACGCATTATGGAATAGCTACAACTGCCTTAATGAATGTGGATGAAACGCCAGATGTTATAATTGAATGGATAGCTGAAAACGTTCCAAAAGAGTATGAAAAGGCAGAGGAAGTAGCAAGGGCTTTTGAATATTTATCAAAGGCAGATCGATATTTAGGTAGAGTGATGAAGAGGCAAAATTATGGCTTTTGGAAGTATGCTACAACGTTAATGACTGCTGGTGTTGCTCTCTCAAAGGATGAGAAGTATAGAAAATGGACACCTTACAGTTATCCAAAGATATTTAGATTATTAACAAAAACAAAGGCAGAGAGGGAGATATTAAATAAGATATTAAAGAAAATTGGAGAAAAGACACACACTTCTTCAAAGAGGGCAAGGTTTGATTTGCAGATACTTGAAATTTTAGCAAAAGAAAATCCTTATATTGCTGCTGATTTAGTGGATTACTTTGAGATAAAAGAGGATGAGCTAAAAGCCCTGTTTGGAGAGAGATTATCCTCAAAACTATTAAAGATATTAAAGGAAAAGAAAAAGAAAAAAAGTGAAAAAAATAAAAGAGAAGATAAAAAGGATAAGAAAAATGAGGATAAAAAAGAGGTTAAGAAAGAAATTATAAAAAAGAAAAAAGAAGATAAGAAAGTTGAAGAAGTAAAAGGATATGAGATTAGCGATACTGAGGTAAAAAAAGATATAAAAAATCTTGAAACTCAAAAGCAAGTAAAAAAAGAGAAGGAAATAAAAGAAAAAAAGAAAGAAGATAAAAAGAAAGAGAACAAAGGAAAACAACTAACATTAGATGCTTTCTTTAAATGA
- a CDS encoding TIGR00703 family protein, whose translation MVVDAKEVEMINTLVFETLGNPEKEREFKLKSLKRWGFDLIFGKINGEETYFTVEVDEKKAGDKFSKDGNDYEVIEVLQELPKNTELYAHIEMEMGKAYIVCQLRDEDGKNTEVLRVPAATLLLAFLKKNKLANTIKAIKNVGISLELSMQNGVGGKPLSYEELPNVARRFIRSARKVEKETGFGRLAFAYYGETKDGEPRYLFRWLLPTIALFELDIAKKIDQTLGILKIAE comes from the coding sequence ATGGTTGTAGATGCAAAAGAAGTTGAAATGATTAATACTTTGGTATTTGAAACGTTAGGAAATCCAGAAAAAGAAAGAGAATTTAAATTAAAGTCCTTGAAAAGATGGGGATTTGATCTTATATTTGGTAAGATAAATGGAGAAGAGACATATTTTACTGTTGAAGTAGACGAAAAAAAGGCAGGAGATAAATTTTCAAAAGATGGAAACGATTATGAAGTTATAGAAGTCCTGCAAGAGCTGCCAAAGAACACTGAACTCTATGCACATATAGAGATGGAAATGGGAAAAGCATATATTGTCTGCCAACTAAGGGATGAAGATGGAAAAAACACAGAAGTTTTAAGAGTTCCTGCAGCTACCTTATTGTTAGCTTTCCTTAAAAAGAACAAATTAGCAAATACAATAAAAGCCATAAAAAACGTTGGGATTAGTTTAGAACTCTCCATGCAAAACGGTGTCGGAGGAAAGCCATTATCTTATGAAGAACTTCCAAACGTTGCGAGAAGGTTTATAAGAAGTGCAAGGAAAGTTGAAAAAGAGACGGGTTTTGGAAGATTAGCGTTTGCATATTATGGAGAAACGAAAGATGGAGAGCCAAGATACTTATTTAGATGGTTATTACCAACTATCGCATTGTTCGAATTAGATATTGCTAAAAAAATAGATCAAACATTAGGAATCCTAAAAATTGCTGAATAA
- the argF gene encoding ornithine carbamoyltransferase, producing MHLLDLDVLSREDVLKIIEYGIYFKKNRRKHEKILEGKSIAIIFEKPSTRTRMSFDIAVYELGGHPLIMNQNEIHLGKKESIKDTAKVMSRYVDAIVARVYKHRHLEEMAKYSTVPVINALSDLAHPCQILADLMTIKEYKGNFKGLKIAYLGDGNNVCNSLILGSALVGMDIYIATPRGYEPNAKTILKAKEIIDNYGEGSLTLTNDPIEAVEEADILYTDVWVSMGDDKNKEEVLKIFPPFQINNNILEYAKDDVIVMHCLPANRGLEITDDVIDGEHSVVYDEAENRLHVQKGVFKFIFER from the coding sequence ATGCATCTCTTAGATTTGGATGTGTTAAGTAGAGAGGATGTGTTAAAAATTATTGAATATGGAATATACTTTAAAAAAAATAGAAGAAAACATGAAAAAATCTTAGAAGGGAAGAGTATTGCAATAATATTTGAAAAACCCTCAACAAGAACAAGAATGAGTTTTGATATTGCCGTTTATGAGTTAGGAGGGCATCCATTAATAATGAACCAGAATGAGATACATTTAGGAAAGAAAGAGTCAATAAAGGACACTGCAAAGGTTATGAGTAGATATGTTGATGCAATAGTAGCAAGGGTCTATAAGCATAGACACTTAGAGGAGATGGCTAAGTATTCAACAGTTCCTGTTATAAATGCTTTAAGCGATTTAGCCCACCCTTGTCAAATATTGGCTGATTTAATGACTATAAAAGAGTATAAAGGAAATTTTAAGGGATTAAAAATAGCTTATTTGGGAGATGGAAATAATGTTTGTAATTCTTTGATTTTGGGCTCTGCATTGGTTGGAATGGATATTTATATAGCAACACCAAGGGGTTATGAACCAAATGCTAAAACAATATTAAAAGCTAAGGAGATTATAGATAATTATGGAGAGGGCTCTCTAACATTAACAAACGATCCAATAGAGGCCGTTGAAGAGGCAGATATATTATACACTGATGTATGGGTTAGCATGGGGGATGACAAAAACAAAGAAGAGGTTTTAAAAATCTTTCCACCTTTCCAAATTAATAACAATATCTTGGAGTATGCAAAAGATGACGTTATAGTTATGCACTGCCTCCCAGCAAATAGGGGCTTAGAGATAACCGATGATGTTATTGATGGGGAGCATTCAGTTGTCTATGATGAGGCAGAGAATAGATTACATGTTCAGAAGGGAGTGTTTAAGTTTATATTCGAGAGGTAG
- a CDS encoding class I SAM-dependent methyltransferase — protein MHYFSEKPTTKSDIKIVEDILRGKKLKFKTDSGVFSYGKVDKGTKILVENVVVDKDDDILDLGCGYGVIGIALADEVKSVTMADINRRAIKLAKENIKLNNLENYDIRVVHSDLYENVKDRKYDKIITNPPIRAGKEVLHRIIEEGKELLKDGGEIWVVIQTKQGAKSLAKFMEDVFGNVETVTIKGGYRVLKSKK, from the coding sequence ATGCACTATTTCTCTGAAAAGCCAACGACCAAATCAGATATAAAAATTGTTGAAGACATTTTAAGAGGAAAAAAATTAAAATTTAAAACAGATAGTGGAGTTTTTTCTTATGGAAAGGTTGATAAAGGAACAAAAATTTTAGTTGAGAATGTAGTTGTTGATAAAGATGATGACATTTTAGATTTGGGCTGTGGTTATGGTGTTATTGGCATTGCCTTAGCTGATGAAGTAAAATCAGTTACAATGGCTGATATAAACAGGAGGGCAATAAAATTAGCCAAAGAGAATATAAAGCTAAATAATTTAGAAAATTATGATATTAGGGTAGTTCATAGTGATCTATATGAAAATGTTAAAGACAGAAAGTATGATAAGATTATAACAAATCCACCAATAAGAGCTGGGAAGGAGGTCTTACATAGAATTATTGAGGAAGGTAAAGAACTTTTAAAAGATGGGGGAGAAATTTGGGTAGTTATTCAAACAAAGCAGGGAGCTAAGTCATTAGCTAAATTTATGGAAGATGTCTTTGGAAATGTTGAAACAGTTACAATAAAAGGAGGTTATAGGGTTTTAAAAAGTAAAAAATAG
- the serS gene encoding serine--tRNA ligase: MNFDLEGKIIFSKDLNEEAIKAVKEVLKNSDQIFLKGVPKGKEDEASKIKSYEFEGNTLKLRIVSGTYTRAHEGLNRLRKPLAEKLGRNFRIGVRGVEIDNYIITIETDGDKAKKLEGIKVPECEAKIEGNKIILTFRNIGESELKRNIIDRAIKFVKTELEKEEEDLTFKVCKIPPGTVVSEYKAKREITFDKDPTDVAEKLGWIKKFPGRGQWFYTPPITALFRALEELIVEEIVKKIGFQECLFPKLIPLEVMYKMRYLEGLPEGMYYVCPPKREPELFKEFVNEMMIKKEIPIEKLKNLLRDPGYVLAPAQCEPFYQFFEGEVIDVDKPIMFFDKSGWTYRWEGGGARGLDRVNEFLRVECVWIGSPEFVEETRDKTLKYAEKLAEKLDLEYWVEVGDDPFYLEGRKKEDRGIEFPDVPKYEMRLWLPHIKDERKGVAVTSANVHGTHFVEGFRIKDYKNRKVWTGCTGYGITRWVVGYLAQYGFDFDDWHPIIKDKIKKLPEVPQLITWPKKD, translated from the coding sequence ATTAACTTTGATTTAGAGGGAAAGATAATATTTAGCAAAGATTTGAATGAAGAAGCAATAAAAGCAGTTAAAGAGGTCTTAAAAAACTCAGATCAGATATTTTTAAAGGGAGTTCCAAAGGGTAAAGAAGATGAAGCATCAAAAATAAAAAGCTACGAGTTTGAAGGAAACACTTTAAAACTAAGAATTGTTTCTGGGACATATACGAGGGCTCACGAAGGTTTAAATAGATTAAGAAAACCACTGGCAGAAAAATTGGGAAGAAATTTTAGGATAGGGGTTAGAGGGGTTGAAATAGACAACTACATCATAACAATCGAAACAGATGGAGATAAAGCTAAAAAATTGGAGGGTATTAAAGTTCCAGAGTGTGAGGCAAAGATTGAAGGAAATAAAATCATTCTAACGTTTAGAAACATTGGAGAGAGTGAATTGAAGAGAAATATTATCGATAGAGCAATAAAATTTGTAAAAACAGAGTTGGAGAAAGAAGAAGAGGATTTAACATTCAAAGTTTGTAAAATTCCACCAGGAACAGTAGTAAGTGAATATAAGGCAAAGAGAGAGATAACGTTTGATAAAGATCCAACAGACGTGGCTGAAAAACTCGGCTGGATTAAAAAATTCCCTGGAAGAGGACAGTGGTTCTATACCCCACCAATAACTGCATTGTTTAGAGCTTTAGAGGAGTTGATAGTTGAAGAGATTGTTAAAAAGATTGGATTTCAGGAGTGTTTGTTTCCAAAACTCATTCCATTAGAGGTTATGTATAAGATGAGATATTTGGAAGGATTGCCAGAAGGAATGTATTATGTATGCCCACCAAAGAGGGAGCCAGAGCTTTTTAAAGAGTTTGTAAATGAAATGATGATTAAAAAAGAGATCCCAATTGAAAAATTAAAAAATCTATTAAGAGATCCTGGTTATGTGTTAGCTCCAGCTCAGTGTGAGCCATTCTATCAGTTTTTTGAAGGAGAGGTTATAGATGTTGATAAACCAATAATGTTCTTTGATAAAAGTGGATGGACATACAGATGGGAAGGAGGAGGAGCAAGAGGTTTAGACAGAGTTAATGAGTTTTTGAGAGTTGAGTGTGTTTGGATTGGAAGTCCGGAGTTTGTTGAAGAAACAAGAGACAAAACACTGAAATATGCTGAAAAATTAGCTGAGAAGCTTGATTTAGAGTATTGGGTTGAGGTTGGGGATGATCCCTTCTACTTAGAGGGTAGAAAGAAGGAAGATAGAGGAATCGAATTCCCAGATGTGCCGAAGTATGAGATGAGGTTATGGTTGCCTCATATAAAGGATGAGAGAAAAGGGGTTGCTGTTACATCAGCAAATGTTCACGGAACACACTTCGTTGAGGGTTTTAGAATTAAGGATTATAAAAATAGGAAGGTCTGGACTGGATGCACTGGATATGGAATAACCAGATGGGTTGTTGGTTATTTAGCCCAATATGGGTTTGATTTTGATGACTGGCATCCAATAATAAAGGATAAGATTAAAAAACTTCCAGAAGTTCCTCAATTGATAACTTGGCCTAAGAAGGATTAA
- the trm5b gene encoding tRNA (guanine(37)-N1)-methyltransferase Trm5b produces MPLCLKINKKHGEQTRRILIENNLLNKDYKITSEGDYLYLPIKDVDEEILKSILDIEFELVDKELEEKKIIKKPSFREIISKKYRNEIDRGLISLSYDVVGDLVILQISDEVDEKIRKEIGELAYKLIPCKGVFRRKSEVKGEFRVRELEHLAGENRTLTIHKENGYRLWVDIAKVYFSPRLGGERGRIMKKVSLNDVVVDMFAGVGPFSIACRNAKKIYAIDINPHAIELLKKNIKLNKLEHKIIPILSDVREVDVKGNRVIMNLPKFAHEFVDKALDIVEEGGVIHYYTIGKGFDEAIKLFEKKCDCEVLEKRIVKSYAPREYILALDFKINKK; encoded by the coding sequence ATGCCTCTCTGTCTAAAAATAAATAAAAAACATGGTGAGCAAACAAGAAGAATATTGATAGAGAATAACTTATTAAACAAGGATTATAAAATAACTTCCGAAGGAGATTATCTCTATCTACCAATAAAAGATGTTGATGAAGAGATTTTAAAGAGTATTTTAGATATTGAGTTTGAGTTAGTTGATAAAGAACTTGAAGAGAAAAAAATAATTAAAAAACCAAGTTTTAGAGAAATAATATCAAAAAAATATAGAAATGAAATTGACAGGGGCTTAATATCCCTCTCTTATGATGTAGTTGGTGATTTGGTAATTTTGCAGATTTCAGATGAGGTTGATGAAAAAATAAGAAAGGAGATTGGAGAATTAGCTTACAAACTAATCCCATGCAAAGGAGTTTTTAGAAGAAAAAGTGAAGTTAAAGGAGAGTTTAGAGTTAGGGAGTTAGAGCATTTAGCAGGGGAGAATAGAACTCTAACAATCCATAAAGAGAATGGTTATCGTTTGTGGGTTGATATAGCGAAGGTTTATTTCTCTCCAAGATTGGGAGGGGAGAGGGGAAGGATTATGAAAAAGGTCTCTTTGAATGATGTGGTTGTCGATATGTTTGCTGGAGTGGGGCCGTTTTCAATAGCTTGCAGAAATGCTAAAAAGATTTACGCCATAGATATAAATCCACATGCAATAGAACTTTTAAAAAAGAATATAAAGTTAAATAAATTAGAACATAAGATAATACCTATATTAAGTGATGTTAGAGAGGTTGATGTTAAAGGAAATAGGGTTATAATGAATTTGCCAAAATTTGCTCATGAATTTGTAGATAAGGCATTGGATATTGTAGAAGAGGGAGGAGTTATACACTATTACACAATTGGAAAGGGCTTTGATGAAGCAATAAAATTGTTTGAGAAGAAGTGTGATTGTGAAGTTTTAGAGAAAAGAATAGTTAAGAGTTATGCACCAAGAGAATATATACTTGCCTTGGATTTTAAAATTAATAAAAAATAA
- a CDS encoding V4R domain-containing protein, which translates to MEKIFSDILNTVKDEKIIKESKKIPMPYFGLFALVIFDKVKELGSETSLYEIGEEFGKMLNPKSIEEIKKLFELMNFGELEIENLDSKRIRIYLKNPPYCWISKNEPIHDFIGGVLAGCLEKVFKKKFIVNELECVCQGKSRCVFEGIAVENLPQKEN; encoded by the coding sequence ATGGAAAAAATATTTTCTGATATATTAAATACAGTAAAGGATGAAAAAATAATAAAAGAGAGTAAAAAAATCCCAATGCCTTATTTTGGATTGTTTGCATTGGTAATATTCGATAAAGTCAAAGAACTTGGATCAGAGACATCCCTATATGAAATAGGGGAAGAATTTGGAAAAATGCTAAATCCAAAAAGTATAGAAGAAATAAAAAAATTATTTGAATTGATGAATTTTGGAGAATTGGAAATCGAGAATCTCGATTCAAAAAGGATTAGAATATATTTAAAAAACCCACCTTACTGCTGGATTTCAAAAAATGAACCAATTCATGACTTTATAGGGGGAGTATTGGCTGGATGTTTAGAAAAGGTATTTAAAAAGAAGTTTATTGTAAATGAATTAGAGTGTGTTTGTCAAGGAAAGAGTAGATGCGTTTTTGAAGGAATTGCAGTTGAAAACTTGCCACAAAAAGAAAATTAA
- a CDS encoding ribose-phosphate diphosphokinase, with the protein MIVVSGSQSQNLAFKVSKLLNTKLARVEFKRFPDNEIYVRIVDEIKEYQEAVIINTQKNQNDAIIETILLCDALRDEGVEKIKLVVPYLAYARQDKKFNPGEAISIRALAKIYSNIVDELITINPHETHIEKFFTIPFKYGDAVPKLAEYVKDKVRDPIVLAPDKGALEFAKTASEILNAEYDYLEKTRLSPTEIQIAPKNLDVKERDVVIVDDIISTGGTMATAIKLLKEQGAKKIIASCVHPLLIGDALNKLYCSGVEEVVGTDTYLSEVSKVSVAEIIAKLLSL; encoded by the coding sequence ATGATAGTAGTGTCTGGAAGCCAATCACAGAACTTGGCATTTAAAGTATCAAAATTATTAAACACGAAGTTGGCAAGAGTAGAATTTAAAAGATTCCCAGATAACGAAATATATGTTAGAATAGTTGATGAAATTAAAGAGTATCAAGAAGCGGTTATAATAAACACTCAAAAAAATCAGAATGATGCAATAATTGAAACAATATTATTATGTGATGCCCTTAGAGATGAAGGTGTAGAGAAAATAAAATTAGTTGTTCCCTACTTAGCGTATGCAAGACAGGACAAAAAATTCAATCCAGGAGAGGCAATAAGTATAAGAGCCCTTGCCAAGATTTATTCCAACATAGTGGATGAATTAATTACGATAAACCCTCACGAAACACATATTGAGAAGTTCTTTACTATTCCGTTTAAATACGGGGATGCAGTTCCAAAGTTAGCGGAATACGTTAAAGATAAAGTTAGAGATCCGATTGTTTTAGCCCCAGATAAAGGAGCTTTGGAGTTTGCAAAAACCGCATCTGAAATTTTGAATGCTGAATATGATTACTTAGAAAAAACCCGATTATCTCCAACAGAAATACAGATCGCTCCGAAAAACTTGGATGTTAAAGAGAGAGATGTAGTTATTGTCGATGATATAATCTCAACTGGAGGAACTATGGCAACTGCTATAAAACTCTTGAAAGAGCAAGGAGCCAAAAAAATAATTGCATCATGCGTCCATCCTCTATTAATAGGAGATGCACTGAATAAACTCTACTGTTCAGGGGTAGAAGAGGTTGTTGGAACTGACACATACTTATCAGAAGTTAGTAAGGTAAGTGTGGCTGAGATTATAGCCAAATTGTTATCCCTTTAA